Within the Acidipropionibacterium acidipropionici genome, the region ACCTCGTCGTCTGCGCCGGATTCATGAAACTGCTCGGACCGGCCTTCCTGGAGCGCTTCGGCGGCCGCACCATCAACTCCCATCCGGCGCTGCTGCCCTCCTTCCCCGGAACCCACGGCCCCCGCGACGCCCTGGCCCACGGCGTCAAGATCACCGGCGCGACAGTCTTCATGGTCGACGCCGGCGTCGACACCGGGAGGATCCTCGCCCAGCGAGCCGTCGACGTCCTGGACGACGACACCGTGGAGACCCTCCACGAACGCATCAAGGTGGTGGAGCGCCAGATGCTCGTCGAGGTGGTCGGGCACCTCGCGGCGACCCTCCCCACCACACACTGACCCCGCGACGGCCGGACCTCATGGTCCGGCCGTCGTGCACATGACAGCCTCATCCACCGTGAAGGGATCTCAAGTGACCGAACGTCAACCCATTCGCCGAGCACTCGTCTCCGTCTACGACAAGGCCGGCCTCGACCGCCTCGCCGCCATCCTCGGCGCGGCCGGTGTGGCCGTCGTCTCCACCGGATCGACCGCCAAGGCGCTGGCCGCGTCCGGACTGGAGGTCACCGAGGTGAGCGACCTCACCGGATTCCCCGAGTGCCTCGACGGCCGGGTCAAGACCCTCCACCCCAGGGTGCACGCCGGGATCCTCGCCGACCGCCGTCTCGCCTCCCACCGTGCCCAGCTCGAGGAGCTGGGCGTCGAGCCCTTCGACCTGGTCGTCTGCAACCTCTACCCGTTCAGCGAGACCGTCGCCTCGGGCGCCGGCTTCGACGAGTGCATCGAGAAGATCGACATCGGCGGGCCCTCGATGGTGCGCGCCGCCGCGAAGAACCACGCCAGCGTCGCGGTCCTCACCTCCCCGTCGCAGTACGAGGGCCTGGCCGAGGCACTGTCGGCCGGCGGCTACAACGAGCCCGAGCGCCGGGTCCTGGCGGCGAAGGCCTTCGCCCACACCGCCGCCTACGACGTCGCGGTGGCCGGCTGGTTCGGCTCCCAGGACGGCGTCGCCGTCGACGGCGTCCCCACCTTCGTCGGCACCACAGGGGAGCTCAAGGAGAAGCTGCGCTACGGCGAGAACTCCCATCAGGCGGCCGCGGTCTACCTCACCCCGCAGGGCCCCGGGCTGGCCGGCGCCGAGCAGCTGCACGGCAAGGCGATGAGCTACAACAACTACGTCGACACGAACTCCGCCAGGCGTGCCGCCTTCGATTTCGACGACCCGTGCGTTGCCGTCATCAAGCACTCCAACCCGTGCGGTATCGCGGTGGGCACCGACATCGCCGAGGCCCACCGCAAGGCCCACGCCTGCGATCCGCTGAGCGCCTTCGGCGGGGTCATCGCCACCAACCGACCGGTCAGCGTCGAGATGGCCGAGCAGGTCAAGGACATCTTCACCGAGGTCGTCGTCGCCCCGGACTACGAGGACGGCGCCCTGGAGATCCTGTCGCGCAAGAAGAACATCCGGCTGCTGGTGGCACCCGCCCCCGACCTGTCGGGGCATGAGCTCCGCGAGATCGACGGCGGACTGCTCTCGATGGAGCGCGACCTCTTCCAGGCCGAGGGCGACGACCCGGCGAACTGGACCCTGGCGGCCGGGCAGGCCGTCGACGCCGAGACCCTCAAGGACCTCGACTTCGCCTGGAAGGCCTGCCGCTCGGTCAAGTCCAACGCCATCCTGCTGGCCCACGACGGGGCCTCGGTCGGCGTCGGCATGGGGCAGGTCAACCGGGTGGACTCATGCAAGCTGGCCGTCGAGCGCGCCGGGGACCGGGCCGCCGGATCGGTGGCGGCCTCCGACGCCTTCTTCCCCTTCGGGGACGGGCCGCAGGTGCTCGCCGACGGCGGCATCAGGGCGATCGTCGAACCCGGCGGATCGATCCGCGACGAGCAGACCGTCGAGGTGTGCAAGGCGGCCGGTATCGCGCTGTACTTCACCGGAACGCGTCACTTCTTCCACTGATCCGGTGAAGATGCCCTCGGACGCGACTCCGGTGGCGCTGGGCCGCCAGGCACTGGGCCTGGCGGCCCGCGGTCTTCGGGACGCCGGCCGGCGCACCGTTCTGGTGCCGGCCTTCAGCTGCCAGACGATGGTGACGCCGTGGGAGCTGGAGGGCATGGCTGTGATCCGGGTGCCGGTCGGCCCGGACCTGCTGTTGTCCCCGGGAGAACTCTCCGGGCGTCTCGGGACCTGCCTCGACGGCGGCGAGATCCCGGTCGTGCTGCACTGCGAGACATTCGGGGTGCGGGCCGGGGCCGAGCTCGACGCGGTGCTCGTGGAGGCCTCCGGTCGCTGCGTCCCCGTGGTGGTGGATCGCACGCACTCATTCCTGGCGGGTGAGGCGGATCCCGGGCGGATCGAGGTGGTGAGCACCCGCAAGCTGCTGGCCGTCCCGGAGGTCGCCTGGATCCGTGGACTGCCCGAGGCGGGCCTCCGGGGGCCCCGGGCCTGGCTCGACGATCGTCTCACCGCCGCCCGGGAGCGGTTCCTGGAGGCGCCCGGCGTCGAATCCTTCGAGGCCGCGGAGGATCTCGCCGACGAGGCGTGGACGCCGGTACCGCCGCACCCCGACGCCCTGGCCGCGATGTCAGGGTTCGCCGTCGAAGAGTTCGCGGGCAGAATCGGCGAGACCCGCCGACAGATCCTGGACCGCGTCCCCGGACTCGACGTCGTCAATCCCGGGGCGGCGTGCCCGTTGGTGATCCGCAGCCCGCGCGCAGGGGCGATGGCCGACGAGCTGTTCGGGCACGGCATCGTGGGCCCGATCCACTGGGACCGGCCCGACCATCTGCCCGTCGGGCTGTACTGGCCCGACGACCTGCTGTGCCTTCCCGCAGTGCTGGAGGAGTCGAGGATTGATGTCGCCGTCGAGGTGCTGGGCCGCTGAGGCGCGGACCGTCCTGACCCTCGGGGCCGTCCATGGCAGGATGGGAACGGCGTCCGGTACGAGCGCCGGGATCGATCGCGGACAGGAGAGCGATGAGTGCACAGAGGCTCGACGGCAAGGCGACAGCGGCCACCATCAAGGCCGAGGTGGCCGACAGGGTGGCGGCGCTGCGGGAACGCGGTGTGGTACCGGGACTCGGGACGGTGCTGGTCGGCGACGACCCGGCCTCCCACCAGTACGTCCGGGGCAAGCACCGCGACTGCGCTCAGGTGGGTATCGAGTCGATCCGTGTCGATCTTCCCGCCGACGTGAGCGCCGAGACGCTGGAGGCCGAGATCCACGGCCTCAATGAGAATCCGGCGTGCACCGGCTACATCGTGCAGCTGCCGCTGCCGCGTCACATCGATCAGAACTGGGCGCTGGGGCTCATCGATCCGATGAAGGACGCCGACGGGTTGGCGCCGGTCTCGCTGGGCTACCTGGTGCTCAACAAGCCCGCCCCGCTGCCGTGCACACCGCGGGGGATCGTGGAACTGCTCACCCGGCACGGCATCGAGCTTCCCGGCAAGGAGGTCTGCGTGGTGGGCCGCGGAACCACCGTCGGCCGACCCCTCGGACTGCTGCTCACCCGGCGCACCGAGAACTGCACCGTGACCCTGTGCCACACCGGGACCCGTGACCTGGCGGCGCACACCCGCACCGCCGACATCGTCGTGGGCGCCGCCGGAGTGCCCGGACTCATCGACGCCTCCATGATCAAGGACGGGGCCGTGCTCATCGACGTCGGGGTCTCGCGCTCTGCGGAGGGCAAGATCCTCGGAGACTTCGCCGCCGACGTCTGGGACAAGGCCGCATGGGTGTCCCCGAATCCGGGCGGGGTGGGTCCGATGACCCGCGCGATGCTGTTGTCCAACGTCGTCGACCGCGCCGAGGAGCTTGCGCGGTGACCTCTCCCTCGCCGGCATACCGGGAGCACATGCGCTCCCCATGGGCGCTGCTGGTCTGTCTGCTGGGGCTGGCGGGCTCAGTGGGGATCATGATGACCGGGCACTGGCGGAAGGGGTCGATGGCCTTCGCAGTGGCTGTTCTCGTCGCCGGAATCCTCCGTCTGGTGCTGCCCGAGCGGTGGGCGGGTCTGCTGGCGGTACGGGCCAAGTGGATCGACTGCGTCATACTTCTCGGGCTGGGGATCCTGATAGCGACGCTGGTGATGTTCGTCCCGCATTCGAGGCCCGCCTGAGGTCCGGCTCCCGCTCTCGGACATTCCCGTGCGCGTCGGCATGCGTCCGCCCGATTCCCAATGTGGCGCTGAGCGGCGGGCGACCGCCGATCCGGGTGTCGTCGCCGCTCAGCGCCACATTGGGAACGCAGGATCAGGGCGCCCCTCCCGGGCCGGGGAACGGGCGCCCTGATGCATGTCAGCTGGAGGTTGTCCTGTCGGTCACATCGAGGCGTTGAGGACGCAGCGTCGACGCCGCGCGAAGCTGCGGGCCGACGTGAGCCCCTCTCCGGTGGGGCCTGCGATGGTGAAGGTGGCGAATCCCTCTCCCTCGATCCCGATCCCGGAGTAGGACGGGCCGTTCTTCACGAAGATCGTGGTGCGGCTGCGGCGTGCCATCGACTCGAGTCGTGACACGTCACGGGAATGCATGATCGCCGTGTGGTGGTGGCCGTGCTCCAGGTCGATCGCGAGGTCGATGGCCTGGGAGGCGTCCGTGGTGGCGACGATCGGCAGCACCGGCATGAGCATCTCCACCTGGACCAGCGGGTCGTCTGCGGAGGTCTCGGTGATGATGAGTCGGGTGCCGGGATCCGGCGTCACGCCTACCGCCTGGAGGATGGTCCCGGCGTCCTGACCGACCCATGAGGGACGGGGGTGCTCCCTGTCGGGGCTCATCAGGAGATCCCGCAGCCTCTCGAGGATCTCAGGGTCGTTCACCAGCTGCGCCCCCTCATGGACCATCCGTTCCACCAACTCTGGAACCACCGACGACACCGCGACCACCTCCTTCTCGGCGGTGCACGGCAGATTGTTGTCGAAACTGGCGCCGTTGACGATGTCCCGGGCGGCCTTGGGAATGTCGGCGGTCTCGTCGACGACGACCGGAGGGTTGCCGGAACCGGCCCCGATCGCCTTCTTGCCGCTGGACAGCACCATGTTGACGATCTGGGGGCCGCCGGTAGCCACGAGCATCTGCACCTGGGGTGAGGCCATGAGTTGGGCGGTGGCGTCCATCGAGGGTTTGCGGATGATGGTCATGAGGTTCTCGGGGGCCCCGGCGGCGATCAGTGCCCGGTTGAGCCTGTCCACCAGCCAGACGCTGAGACGGCGGGCGCGGGGATGGGGGCTGAACACCACCGCGTTGCCTGCCGCCAGCATGCTGATGCCGTTGGAGATGATCGTCTCGGTGGGGTTCGTGGTCGGCGTGATGGCCCCGATGACGCCGTAGGGGGCGTACTCCATCGTGGTCATGCCGGTGTCGGACTGATAGGCCTCCATGAGGAGGTCCTCGACCCCCGGAGTGAGGGTGGCGGCGTACTTGTTCTTGAGCACCTTGTGCTCGGCATTGCCCATCTTCGTCTCTGCGACCGCCTCGTAGGCCATGTACCGCAGGTTCTCCTCGCGGGTCGACTCCTCGCGAATGGCGGCGATGAAGGCCCGCCGTTGGGCGAGGGTGCAGTCGAGGTAGGTATCGAAGGCGGTCTGGGCCGCCTGGACGGCGTCTGCCACCTCGTCGAAGGCTCCGAGCTGGCGGTCGTCGGGGCCGGCGACGGGGGCGTCGGTGATCGGGGAGGCGGTGGAGGTTGTCATGTCGTGCTCCTCATCGGTGCGCATCGTTGTCGGGTGCGGTCCGGCCACTGGAGGGGGAACTCGGGCGGTCGGTGCCCCGCCCTTCCGGTGGCGCCGGGCCAGCGATGCCCGGTGACAGGAACGGTACGGATCGGATGCTCTCCCGGGCCAGCATTCGTGCGGTATCTGGCAGCAGGTGCGCCGTCGCACCGGGTGCCTGCACGAATGGCCATGGTCTGACCATTTGTGCACCGGGTTGCCGGTCGCCGAATCTCGGACCATCGTCACCGGCTCGACTGACCGCCTCGCCGCGGTTCCCAATGTGGCGCTGAGCGGCGCCGGCCCCGGCTTCGGGATCCCCGCGCCGCTGGGCGCCACATTGGGAACCGGGAGGAGGGGAGACGGGTCTGGAGGAGGGAACCGTCGCGCGGGCATGACGGGACCGGGAGGAGGGGAGACGGGTCTGGAGGAGGGAACAGTCGCGCAGGCGTGACGGGGGACCATGGGTCCACGGCACCCGACGGGGGCGCCAGGACGCAGTTCGGGGGAGCGGCCCGCGGCCGCTCCCCCGAAGAGTCTCAGAGATGAACTCAGATGAGGCCGAGCTCCTTGACGGCGTCGCGCTCATCCTGCAGCTCAGCTGCGGAGGCGTCGATCTTGCCGCGGGAGAAGGAGTCGATGTCCAGGCCCTGGACGATCTCGACCTTGCCGTCGGAGACGGTGACCGGGAAGGACGAGATGAGGCCCTCGGGCACCCCGTAGGAGCCGTCGGACGGAACTGCCATCGAGACCCAGTCGCCCTCGGGGGTGCTGCCAAGCCAGTCGTGCATGCACTCGACGGTCGCGTTGGCGGCCGAGGCGGCAGAAGAGGAACCGCGGGCGGCGATGATAGCGGCGCCGCGCTTGGCGACAGTCGGGATGAACTCGTTCTCGACCCAGGCCTCGTCGACCAGATCGGCAGCGCTCTTGCCCGCGACCTCGGCGTGGAAGACGTCGGGGTACTGGGTGGAGGAGTGGTTGCCCCAGATGGTCATGTGCTTGACGTCGGCCACGCCGGCGCCGACCTTGCGGGCCAGCTGGGTCTTGGCGCGGTTGTGGTCCAGACGGGTCAGGGCGGCGAAGTGGTCGTTCGGGATGTCCACGGCGTTGGTGGCCGCGATCAGGGCGTTGGTGTTGGCCGGGTTGCCGGTCACCAGGACCTTGACGTCGTCGGCGGCGACGTCATTGAGGGCCTTGCCCTGAGCGGTGAAGATCGCGCCGTTCTTGCTCAGCAGATCGGAGCGCTCCATGCCGGCCTTGCGGGGCATGGCGCCGACCAGGAAGGCGGCGTTGACGCCGTCGAAGACCTTCTTGGGGTCATCGCCGATCTCGATGTTGACGAGGTTCGGGAAGGCACCGTCATCGAGCTCCATGACGACACCCTCGAGAGCCTTGAGAGCGGGGGTGATCTCCAGCAGACGCAGCTCGATGGGGGTGCTGCCGAGCAGCGAACCACTGGCGATGCGGAACAACAGGCTGTAACAGATCTGACCGGCGGCGCCGGTCACAGCAATCTTGACGGGAGCAGTGCTCATGGAAAATCTCCTCAGAAGTCCTCGATGACACGTTGTCCTGATCACTCTAGTAGTGGCCCGCCTTCGCGGTGCGGGGGACCCCGGGAGCCTGCACATCCTCCCGTCGGCTGCACGACGGGCGAACGTTTGTCAGCGGAAGATCACGGTGCGCTTGCCGTCGACGAAGGTCCGGTGCTCGCAGAACAGTCGGACGGCCTCGGCCAAGGTCGTCGACTCGGTGTCCTGACCGATGCCGGTCAGCTGGGCCACTGTCTGCGCATGGTAGACCCGCTGGACGTTCTGCTCGATGATCGGTCCCTCATCCAGGTCGCTGGTGACGAAGTGGGCGGTCGCGCCGATGAGCTTGACGCCGCGCTCGTGGGCCTGGCGGTACGGGTTCGCGCCCTTGAAACCGGGCAGGAATGAATGGTGGATGTTGATGCAGCGACCGGCCAACTCCTCGCACATGTGGGGCGAGAGGATCTGCATGTACCGGGCCAGGACCACCAGTTCGACCTGTTTCTCGGACACCTTGTCCAGGATCGCGGTCTCGAACTCCTCCTTGGTGGATCTGTCCACCTTCCGGTGCTCGAGTTCCACCCCGTGGAATGCTGCCAGATCCGCCAGATCCGGATGATTGGACATCACCGACACGACGTCGATCGGCAACCGGCCGGCCGACCGGTTGAACAACAGGTGCGACAGGCAGTGCGGTGCCTTCGAGACCAGGATCATGGTCCTGACGGGGCGCCCCAGACGGTCGACGTGGACGGTGGCGCCGAAGGCCGGGGCGATACCGCGCAGTGCGGCGGTGAGGTCCTGAGCCGAGGTCATGTCTCGGACCTGCAGCCGCATGAAGAACCGCCCGGTGTCGGTGCTCGAGAACTGCTGAAGCTCGGTGAGGTTGCCGCCGGCGCTCACGCAGGCACCGGTGACAGCGTGGACGATTCCAGGGCGGTCGGGGCACTGCCAGGTGACGACCAGTTCGTCGTCACTGGTACGAGGTGGAGGGATCACGGGGTTCGACACGGGGCTCACAGTAGCGCCCGGCGACCGGATGTCGCGGGGCCAGGCCGTCCACCCCGTGGACCGCGTCCGGGATCCGGACTGCCGTCGGGGCCCGCTCGGGTAGGCTTCCGGTGCGTCTCCGGGCGTCGGAGACCCCCTGAGGACAAGGAGTGCACTGGTCATGCCCACCATCGTCTGGACGAAGGTTGATGAGGCGCCCGCGCTGGCGTCCTATTCGCTGCTACCGATCATCCGGGGGTTCCTGACAGGCACCGGCGTCGACATCACCACCTCCGACATCTCGTTGGCGGCCCGGATACTCGCGCAGTTCCCCGAGCGGCTGGCCGCGGACCAGAGGGTCGACGACAACCTCGCCGAACTGGGACGTCTCACCGGCGACCCGCAGGCCTGCATCATCAAGCTCCCCAACATCTCGGCCTCCGTGCCCCAGCTCAAGGCCGCCATCGCCGAGCTGCGCGCCCAGGGCTTCGACATCCCCGAGTATCCCGCCAGGATCGCCACCGAGGAGGATCGCGAGATCGTCGCCCGATACGCGGCGGTGCTCGGGTCGGCGGTCAATCCGGTCCTCCGACAGGGCAACTCCGACCGCCGCGCCCCCGCCGCGGTGAAGGCCTACGCCAAGGCGCACCCGCATCGCCTGGGCCCCTGGAGTCCGCAGGTGAGGGCCCGGGTGGCCCATATGGACTCGGGAGACTTCTTCGGTCACGAGGAGTCCTACGTCTCCGGCGGGGAGACCCTCGACATCGTCCATGTCGCCGAGGACGGGACGACGACGGTGCTCGCGAGCGGTCTGGAGGTGCTCGACGGGGAGATCGTCGACACCACCTTCATGTCGGCCGCAGCCCTCGACAGTTTCTACGCCGACTCCCTGGAGACCGCGCGGAGCGAGGGGCTGCTGTGGTCCCTCCACCTCAAGGCGACCATGATGAAGGTCTCCGATCCGGTCCTGTTCGGGCATGCCGTCAAGACCTTCCTGGCCGATGTCTTCGCCGAGTTCGGGGAGGATCTGGAGGCGGCCGGCGTCAACCCCGACCTGGGCCTGGGAGATCTGTACTCCCGACTGGAGTCGTTGCCGGCTGATCGTGCCGAGGCGATCCGGTCAGCCATCGACGCGTGCTTCGCCGCCCGTCCGGCACTCGCGATGGTGGACTCCGACAAGGGCATAACCAACCTGCACGCCGGAAACAACGTCATCATCGACGCGTCGATGCCCAATGTGGTGCGCGACTCGGGACGGATGTGGAACGCCCAGGGGCAGCAGCAGGAGACCCTGGCCGTCATCCCGGACCGCAGCTACGCGACCGCCTACGCCGCGATCTTGGACGACTGCCGTGTCAACGGGGCGCTGGATCCGGCGACCATGGGCGATGTGCCGAATGTGGGCCTG harbors:
- the purN gene encoding phosphoribosylglycinamide formyltransferase; translated protein: MTQRVVVLVSGSGTLLQALLDAAPGNSRYRIVAVGADRQGITGLERARRADVPTFTVPLERGGDRAAWDRRLTEAVAAHEPDLVVCAGFMKLLGPAFLERFGGRTINSHPALLPSFPGTHGPRDALAHGVKITGATVFMVDAGVDTGRILAQRAVDVLDDDTVETLHERIKVVERQMLVEVVGHLAATLPTTH
- the purH gene encoding bifunctional phosphoribosylaminoimidazolecarboxamide formyltransferase/IMP cyclohydrolase, whose translation is MTERQPIRRALVSVYDKAGLDRLAAILGAAGVAVVSTGSTAKALAASGLEVTEVSDLTGFPECLDGRVKTLHPRVHAGILADRRLASHRAQLEELGVEPFDLVVCNLYPFSETVASGAGFDECIEKIDIGGPSMVRAAAKNHASVAVLTSPSQYEGLAEALSAGGYNEPERRVLAAKAFAHTAAYDVAVAGWFGSQDGVAVDGVPTFVGTTGELKEKLRYGENSHQAAAVYLTPQGPGLAGAEQLHGKAMSYNNYVDTNSARRAAFDFDDPCVAVIKHSNPCGIAVGTDIAEAHRKAHACDPLSAFGGVIATNRPVSVEMAEQVKDIFTEVVVAPDYEDGALEILSRKKNIRLLVAPAPDLSGHELREIDGGLLSMERDLFQAEGDDPANWTLAAGQAVDAETLKDLDFAWKACRSVKSNAILLAHDGASVGVGMGQVNRVDSCKLAVERAGDRAAGSVAASDAFFPFGDGPQVLADGGIRAIVEPGGSIRDEQTVEVCKAAGIALYFTGTRHFFH
- a CDS encoding bifunctional methylenetetrahydrofolate dehydrogenase/methenyltetrahydrofolate cyclohydrolase yields the protein MSAQRLDGKATAATIKAEVADRVAALRERGVVPGLGTVLVGDDPASHQYVRGKHRDCAQVGIESIRVDLPADVSAETLEAEIHGLNENPACTGYIVQLPLPRHIDQNWALGLIDPMKDADGLAPVSLGYLVLNKPAPLPCTPRGIVELLTRHGIELPGKEVCVVGRGTTVGRPLGLLLTRRTENCTVTLCHTGTRDLAAHTRTADIVVGAAGVPGLIDASMIKDGAVLIDVGVSRSAEGKILGDFAADVWDKAAWVSPNPGGVGPMTRAMLLSNVVDRAEELAR
- a CDS encoding DUF3017 domain-containing protein; amino-acid sequence: MTSPSPAYREHMRSPWALLVCLLGLAGSVGIMMTGHWRKGSMAFAVAVLVAGILRLVLPERWAGLLAVRAKWIDCVILLGLGILIATLVMFVPHSRPA
- a CDS encoding aldehyde dehydrogenase family protein, with the translated sequence MTDAPVAGPDDRQLGAFDEVADAVQAAQTAFDTYLDCTLAQRRAFIAAIREESTREENLRYMAYEAVAETKMGNAEHKVLKNKYAATLTPGVEDLLMEAYQSDTGMTTMEYAPYGVIGAITPTTNPTETIISNGISMLAAGNAVVFSPHPRARRLSVWLVDRLNRALIAAGAPENLMTIIRKPSMDATAQLMASPQVQMLVATGGPQIVNMVLSSGKKAIGAGSGNPPVVVDETADIPKAARDIVNGASFDNNLPCTAEKEVVAVSSVVPELVERMVHEGAQLVNDPEILERLRDLLMSPDREHPRPSWVGQDAGTILQAVGVTPDPGTRLIITETSADDPLVQVEMLMPVLPIVATTDASQAIDLAIDLEHGHHHTAIMHSRDVSRLESMARRSRTTIFVKNGPSYSGIGIEGEGFATFTIAGPTGEGLTSARSFARRRRCVLNASM
- a CDS encoding malate dehydrogenase, with protein sequence MSTAPVKIAVTGAAGQICYSLLFRIASGSLLGSTPIELRLLEITPALKALEGVVMELDDGAFPNLVNIEIGDDPKKVFDGVNAAFLVGAMPRKAGMERSDLLSKNGAIFTAQGKALNDVAADDVKVLVTGNPANTNALIAATNAVDIPNDHFAALTRLDHNRAKTQLARKVGAGVADVKHMTIWGNHSSTQYPDVFHAEVAGKSAADLVDEAWVENEFIPTVAKRGAAIIAARGSSSAASAANATVECMHDWLGSTPEGDWVSMAVPSDGSYGVPEGLISSFPVTVSDGKVEIVQGLDIDSFSRGKIDASAAELQDERDAVKELGLI
- the purU gene encoding formyltetrahydrofolate deformylase, with amino-acid sequence MSNPVIPPPRTSDDELVVTWQCPDRPGIVHAVTGACVSAGGNLTELQQFSSTDTGRFFMRLQVRDMTSAQDLTAALRGIAPAFGATVHVDRLGRPVRTMILVSKAPHCLSHLLFNRSAGRLPIDVVSVMSNHPDLADLAAFHGVELEHRKVDRSTKEEFETAILDKVSEKQVELVVLARYMQILSPHMCEELAGRCINIHHSFLPGFKGANPYRQAHERGVKLIGATAHFVTSDLDEGPIIEQNVQRVYHAQTVAQLTGIGQDTESTTLAEAVRLFCEHRTFVDGKRTVIFR
- a CDS encoding NADP-dependent isocitrate dehydrogenase, with protein sequence MPTIVWTKVDEAPALASYSLLPIIRGFLTGTGVDITTSDISLAARILAQFPERLAADQRVDDNLAELGRLTGDPQACIIKLPNISASVPQLKAAIAELRAQGFDIPEYPARIATEEDREIVARYAAVLGSAVNPVLRQGNSDRRAPAAVKAYAKAHPHRLGPWSPQVRARVAHMDSGDFFGHEESYVSGGETLDIVHVAEDGTTTVLASGLEVLDGEIVDTTFMSAAALDSFYADSLETARSEGLLWSLHLKATMMKVSDPVLFGHAVKTFLADVFAEFGEDLEAAGVNPDLGLGDLYSRLESLPADRAEAIRSAIDACFAARPALAMVDSDKGITNLHAGNNVIIDASMPNVVRDSGRMWNAQGQQQETLAVIPDRSYATAYAAILDDCRVNGALDPATMGDVPNVGLMAQKAEEYGSHPTTFIIGSAGRVEVRSGDAVRSSARVEAGDIWRMSRVRDVAIRDWVRLAVERARVTGAPAVFWLDAERAHDRQVIAKVKAYLPAHDTTGLDIRILAPADAMRFTLGRVREGHDTISVTGNVLRDYLTDLFPILEIGTSAKMLSIVPLLAGGGLFETGAGGSAPKHVAQFIEQDYLRWDSLGEFCALQACLEHIAQHGEEGSAKAGVLAGTLDAAIGAYLENDRSPARAIGKLDNRGSQFYLALYWAQALATQTDDAQLASRFARTAEALADDEAAIVAELVGVQGAGVDLGGYYHVDDARAASAMRPSATFNAVVDRVLSRTASGDSPSR